In Microcoleus sp. AS-A8, one DNA window encodes the following:
- a CDS encoding tetratricopeptide repeat protein → MWLVAVFVCLGWILSVCIHEFGHALVAYLGGDTSVKDKGYLTLNPLKYTHPVYSLLLPILFLLMGGIALPGGAVYINRGRLRSHWWESAVSAAGPLASIVVTILLAIPFGLGWPTPSLQHWIWPSLAFLILLEIASILLNLLPIPSLDGYGIIEPWLPRKTQIQLNKFSQYGIWVIFALLWYVQPLNQLFWNWTYTISNFLGVPPQMASQGYDLFRQQSNILILGLVGCLWLFRRKEPGWYNRGEKFRKSQRYEEAIAAYNQAIKIKPDYCEAWYAKAALLYQLQRYEEAVVAYEKVIQIQPEEAHAWFIRGWILGELQRYDQAIASYDKAIEIDENLDEAWFYRGKTLEKWKRYEDAIASYDQAIQIQPNYADAWYNKACCYTLLGNVSIAIETLQKAIDFNPERFREEAKTNSCFDAIRENQIFKQLVGM, encoded by the coding sequence GTGTGGCTTGTCGCCGTGTTCGTTTGTCTCGGTTGGATTTTATCGGTTTGCATACATGAGTTCGGACACGCGCTAGTGGCTTATTTGGGTGGAGATACGTCAGTAAAAGATAAAGGATATTTGACGTTAAACCCACTCAAATATACCCACCCCGTTTATAGCCTCCTCCTGCCGATTCTTTTTCTCTTGATGGGTGGAATTGCGCTGCCGGGAGGAGCTGTTTATATTAATCGGGGTCGTTTACGCAGCCACTGGTGGGAAAGTGCCGTTTCAGCCGCAGGCCCCTTGGCCAGCATCGTTGTCACAATATTACTGGCAATTCCTTTTGGGTTGGGTTGGCCTACACCATCTCTTCAACACTGGATTTGGCCTAGTTTGGCATTTCTAATCCTCTTAGAAATTGCGAGTATCTTGCTCAATTTACTGCCCATTCCCTCCCTAGATGGTTATGGCATTATTGAGCCGTGGTTACCCCGAAAAACTCAGATTCAGCTCAACAAATTTAGCCAGTATGGAATATGGGTTATTTTTGCCTTACTCTGGTATGTTCAACCCTTAAATCAATTGTTTTGGAATTGGACTTATACTATTAGTAATTTTCTGGGTGTACCGCCCCAGATGGCAAGTCAGGGATATGACCTTTTTAGGCAACAATCGAATATTTTAATCTTAGGGCTGGTTGGTTGTTTATGGCTATTTAGACGTAAGGAGCCTGGGTGGTATAACCGAGGTGAGAAGTTCCGAAAATCCCAACGCTATGAGGAGGCGATCGCGGCCTATAACCAAGCCATTAAAATCAAACCCGACTACTGTGAAGCTTGGTATGCAAAAGCTGCCTTACTCTATCAATTACAACGATATGAAGAAGCCGTGGTTGCCTATGAAAAGGTAATTCAAATCCAGCCCGAAGAGGCTCACGCTTGGTTTATCAGAGGCTGGATACTCGGAGAATTACAACGATACGACCAAGCCATTGCTTCCTACGATAAGGCTATTGAAATCGATGAAAACTTAGATGAAGCTTGGTTTTACAGAGGAAAGACGCTTGAGAAGTGGAAGCGGTATGAAGACGCGATCGCATCCTATGATCAAGCCATTCAAATCCAGCCTAACTATGCCGATGCTTGGTATAATAAGGCTTGCTGTTATACGCTGTTAGGTAATGTATCTATAGCCATTGAAACTTTGCAAAAAGCAATCGACTTCAACCCTGAACGATTTAGGGAAGAAGCCAAAACTAATTCTTGCTTTGATGCTATCCGGGAGAATCAGATTTTTAAGCAGTTAGTGGGGATGTAG
- a CDS encoding MotA/TolQ/ExbB proton channel family protein: MSISGFFAAGGVVMWPLLVFSILAIALILERLIFWQRVTKRQKPIIKAALRLYLQDPQAAYNILEKNSDLPLARIFLAALEMENPTPEEFRLALESAAQAEMPILKRFNTGFETIIAVSPLLGLLGTILGLITSFAALRVGDIGTTSTPGVTGGISEALISTVGGLCVAIFTLLFANSFRGLYRRQLALIQEYGGKLELLYRRYYAYGRLPYVAAHEPE, encoded by the coding sequence ATGTCAATCAGTGGTTTCTTTGCGGCGGGTGGGGTGGTTATGTGGCCCCTGTTGGTGTTCTCTATCCTGGCGATCGCACTGATTTTGGAGCGCCTCATCTTTTGGCAACGAGTCACCAAGCGTCAGAAGCCCATAATTAAAGCCGCCCTCAGGCTTTACCTACAAGACCCTCAAGCTGCCTACAACATCCTAGAAAAAAATAGCGACCTGCCGCTCGCGCGGATTTTTCTGGCTGCACTAGAAATGGAAAACCCCACCCCAGAGGAATTTCGGCTAGCACTCGAAAGTGCCGCTCAAGCGGAGATGCCTATCCTCAAGCGTTTCAATACGGGGTTTGAAACAATTATCGCGGTTTCTCCACTACTCGGTCTTTTGGGTACCATTCTTGGCTTGATTACCTCTTTTGCCGCGCTTAGAGTGGGCGATATTGGCACTACCAGCACTCCGGGTGTTACAGGCGGAATCAGTGAGGCTTTAATCTCAACAGTAGGGGGGTTGTGCGTAGCCATCTTTACCCTGCTTTTTGCCAACTCCTTTCGGGGGCTATATCGTCGTCAACTCGCCTTAATTCAGGAGTATGGTGGTAAGCTAGAGCTGCTTTATCGTCGTTACTATGCCTATGGGAGACTGCCCTATGTAGCAGCTCATGAACCCGAATGA
- a CDS encoding glycosyltransferase family 39 protein: MDNSKNLSLHYWALAGVMALGVALRFCNLDLKPLWLDEVLTALLSLGHRYKDVPLEVVFPASTLQELFTLQPHRSCSAIAQAVATESTHPPLFFCLMHQWLNGMEPVAHTLSWKLRALPALLGVGAIAATYAFNRIVFSPSAGLIGAAFMAVSPFAVYLSQEARHYTLPMLLIILALLGLMHIQHALYNRQQLPKPFVWLLWGIINSIGCYVHYFFILAFIAQLLTLTGLMYWRRRLLPKGSWLAVTLVVVGVAVSYLPWLSVMLGSFGRAETGWLPKPQHIAPLYQTVLAWLSMAIALPVESQPLWIQIPAALLTIVFGGWVGWQGLQGLKSLWQQPETHLAILTLSSFILCVLLQFAGIIYLLGKDITVAPRYHFVYYPAVCALLGASFSSRRLNVERLRLVLRRGSQRVGSNPSSHLQPANIQSATSIQPATVFLSLSLLSCIFVVSNLAFLKSFHPQQVARNMSLDRDVPIMMVVGYHNFQDVALGLSFALAIDQLHRDSLQEMAKASFAFLHPEPSYESVWQKLSKLPVLSVPRLNLWVVAPGLRRREYPPQLAIGNPTRCTIDLSQHYRIGIPYQLYRCVSTPDL, translated from the coding sequence ATGGATAACAGCAAAAACCTCTCTCTACATTACTGGGCGTTGGCTGGAGTCATGGCTCTAGGAGTAGCCCTGCGATTTTGCAATCTTGATCTTAAACCTCTATGGCTCGATGAGGTGCTGACAGCTTTACTGAGCTTAGGGCATCGTTACAAAGATGTACCTTTAGAGGTGGTGTTCCCTGCTTCAACGTTGCAGGAGTTGTTTACGCTTCAACCCCATCGCAGTTGTTCCGCGATTGCCCAAGCCGTTGCCACCGAATCCACCCATCCTCCCCTGTTTTTTTGCTTAATGCATCAATGGTTAAATGGGATGGAACCTGTCGCCCATACGCTCTCGTGGAAACTCAGGGCGCTTCCTGCTCTCTTGGGGGTGGGTGCGATCGCAGCTACTTATGCTTTCAATCGTATCGTTTTTTCCCCAAGCGCCGGTCTCATCGGAGCCGCTTTCATGGCGGTTTCTCCCTTTGCTGTCTACCTCTCCCAAGAAGCACGTCACTACACACTACCGATGCTGTTGATTATCCTAGCGCTACTGGGATTAATGCACATTCAGCACGCCCTTTACAATCGGCAGCAGTTGCCAAAACCCTTCGTTTGGTTGTTGTGGGGCATCATTAACAGTATCGGTTGCTATGTCCACTACTTTTTTATTCTGGCGTTCATTGCCCAGCTTTTGACGCTAACCGGACTGATGTACTGGCGTCGTCGGCTTTTACCCAAGGGCAGTTGGCTGGCGGTTACGCTGGTAGTCGTCGGTGTGGCAGTGAGTTATTTGCCTTGGCTATCCGTGATGTTAGGGAGTTTTGGGCGTGCTGAAACAGGCTGGCTTCCCAAACCTCAACATATTGCCCCCTTGTATCAAACCGTTTTAGCTTGGCTGAGCATGGCGATCGCACTGCCAGTCGAAAGTCAACCGTTGTGGATTCAAATCCCAGCCGCGTTATTGACCATTGTGTTTGGGGGTTGGGTGGGTTGGCAAGGCTTGCAGGGACTAAAATCACTGTGGCAGCAGCCGGAAACGCACCTGGCAATCTTAACCCTCTCCAGTTTCATCCTGTGTGTGCTGCTGCAATTTGCAGGGATTATTTACCTATTAGGCAAGGATATTACGGTTGCCCCTCGCTATCACTTTGTCTACTACCCAGCCGTATGTGCTTTGCTAGGAGCTAGCTTTAGCTCCAGAAGGTTGAATGTTGAAAGGTTGAGGCTTGTTCTCCGAAGGGGTTCCCAAAGGGTAGGTTCAAATCCGTCTTCTCACCTGCAACCTGCTAATATTCAATCTGCCACCTCAATACAACCGGCAACCGTTTTTTTGTCTCTTTCCTTATTGAGTTGTATTTTTGTCGTTTCTAACTTAGCGTTTCTCAAATCTTTTCATCCTCAGCAGGTAGCGCGGAATATGTCCCTGGATCGGGATGTTCCAATCATGATGGTAGTGGGATACCACAACTTTCAAGATGTTGCTTTGGGATTAAGTTTTGCGTTAGCTATCGACCAATTGCATCGAGATAGTTTGCAGGAAATGGCTAAGGCTTCTTTTGCTTTTTTGCACCCAGAGCCATCTTATGAATCCGTTTGGCAAAAACTGTCTAAGCTGCCCGTGTTATCAGTCCCTCGCTTGAATCTTTGGGTCGTTGCGCCTGGGTTGAGGCGTCGAGAATATCCTCCACAGCTTGCAATTGGGAACCCAACTCGCTGCACAATTGACCTTTCTCAACATTACCGGATAGGGATTCCTTATCAGCTTTATCGTTGTGTTTCAACACCTGATTTGTAG
- a CDS encoding DUF2993 domain-containing protein codes for MFGGFTGSKTPTGTDWGEQMLNTVASKTIRHLFTESESVEVSVRCYPSSKLLQGSIDSLKMNGRGLVIRQQFRTEELSFETDAISLDFSSVLKGQMNIKQPTQAIAQVVLTEEDINNSFKAELVRKRLENITSPALSELSGGEPISFTEVQVTLQPNNQLRLFAKANLPVQGLVPISMTSTLAVERRRRVLFQNSQFEPEDIPESLRETSQKLATALDEILNNMVDLDRFNLDGVTLRINRLETHGKKLIFSGYAQIERVPNTP; via the coding sequence ATGTTTGGTGGCTTTACCGGTTCAAAAACTCCTACTGGCACGGACTGGGGAGAGCAAATGCTCAATACCGTCGCCAGCAAGACGATTCGCCACCTTTTTACTGAGAGCGAGTCAGTGGAGGTCTCGGTGCGCTGTTACCCTTCAAGCAAATTGTTGCAGGGTAGCATCGACAGCCTCAAGATGAATGGTCGTGGTTTGGTGATTCGTCAGCAGTTCCGGACGGAGGAATTGTCCTTTGAAACGGATGCCATCTCCCTGGACTTTAGCTCGGTTCTCAAGGGTCAGATGAACATCAAGCAGCCCACCCAGGCGATCGCACAGGTTGTCCTCACGGAAGAGGATATCAATAATTCTTTTAAGGCAGAACTGGTCAGGAAGCGGTTAGAGAATATTACCAGTCCAGCCTTGAGTGAGTTGTCGGGGGGTGAGCCAATTTCCTTTACTGAGGTGCAAGTTACCTTGCAACCCAACAACCAACTACGTTTGTTTGCCAAAGCCAATCTTCCTGTGCAGGGTTTAGTGCCGATTAGTATGACATCTACTCTGGCGGTTGAGCGGCGGCGGCGTGTCCTGTTTCAAAACTCTCAGTTTGAACCAGAGGACATACCAGAGTCTTTGCGGGAAACATCACAAAAGTTAGCAACCGCGTTGGATGAGATCTTGAATAATATGGTGGATCTGGATCGGTTCAACCTTGATGGCGTCACGCTGCGAATTAATCGTCTGGAAACTCATGGCAAAAAGCTGATTTTCAGTGGTTACGCCCAAATTGAGCGCGTTCCAAATACTCCATAA
- a CDS encoding GNAT family N-acetyltransferase has translation MKLKHLTEANQDYEQTRSFLLKHEAYHSLMFGLLDTILYSPHRFKYQPYVAMVEHNDTVLAVALQTPPRKLLLSRVEDVQAIAIIAQDLYSRQAQIPGVMATASAAKTFAQHWQELTGQPYHEGTRERFYQLETVQPLPFVSGQLRQATFGDRELLINWCRAFMEEVSEEIVDWEAEEVVERYLAEGSLHFWHDDTPLSLANFYSSTPNGVRINLVYTPPEHRRKGYATACVSALSQALLDRGYKYCFLSTDLANPAPNHLYQAIGYQPLDDYMQLYGFDG, from the coding sequence ATGAAACTCAAGCATCTGACTGAGGCCAATCAAGATTACGAACAAACCCGAAGCTTCTTACTAAAGCACGAAGCGTATCACAGCTTGATGTTTGGTCTGCTCGATACGATCCTTTACTCTCCCCATCGCTTCAAATATCAACCTTATGTCGCCATGGTGGAACACAATGATACTGTTTTAGCGGTTGCCCTGCAAACACCGCCTCGCAAGCTCTTGCTATCGCGAGTTGAAGACGTTCAGGCGATCGCTATCATCGCCCAAGACTTATATTCCAGGCAAGCACAAATACCGGGCGTTATGGCTACGGCATCAGCCGCTAAAACTTTTGCCCAACATTGGCAAGAATTGACGGGACAACCTTACCACGAAGGAACGCGAGAGCGCTTCTATCAACTCGAAACCGTGCAACCTCTTCCCTTTGTCAGCGGACAGTTGCGGCAGGCTACATTCGGCGATCGCGAATTACTGATTAATTGGTGTCGTGCTTTTATGGAAGAAGTCTCAGAGGAAATCGTCGATTGGGAGGCGGAGGAAGTTGTGGAGCGCTATTTGGCAGAGGGGAGTCTACATTTTTGGCACGATGACACCCCCTTATCTTTGGCTAACTTCTATAGTTCAACACCCAATGGAGTGAGGATTAATTTGGTTTACACTCCGCCAGAGCATCGGAGAAAGGGTTATGCAACCGCTTGTGTTTCGGCGTTGAGTCAAGCCTTACTAGATCGGGGATATAAATACTGTTTTTTATCTACAGATTTAGCTAATCCTGCCCCGAATCACCTTTATCAGGCGATCGGATATCAGCCTTTGGATGATTATATGCAGCTCTACGGGTTCGATGGCTGA
- a CDS encoding B12-binding domain-containing radical SAM protein — MRVLLIYPLFPKSFWSFEKTLALLGRKAMLPPLGLVTVAAILPQTWEFKLVDRNVSQITDAEWDWADLVILSAMIVQKEDFLAQIQEAKRRGKAVAVGGPYPTALPHEAEASGADYLILDEGEITLPLFVEAIERGESCGVFRSGGEKPDVTNTPIPRFDLLEFEAYSEMSVQFSRGCPFQCEFCDIIVLYGRKPRTKTPAQLLAELERLYELGWRRSIFMVDDNFIGNKRNVKLFLKELKPWMVEHGYPFSFATEASVDLAKDQELMDLMVQCNFGAVFLGIETPDEESLALTQKYQNTRDSLSECVHAITRSGLRVMAGFIIGFDGEKSGAGDRIVQFVEKTAIPTALFSMLQALPDTALWHRLKKEGRLRIESANINQTTLMNFVPTRPLEEIASEYIDAFWRLYEPARFLDRTYRHYRILGEATYPKKEKSAKKKLNWVVIRALLTICWRQGVVRNTRWQFWRNFMNMYRYNRGGLSSYLSTCAQIEHFLEYRQIVKEQIEAQLAEFIAQEAQFKESSEDTKMPVRLSA; from the coding sequence ATGCGAGTTTTACTAATTTATCCCCTGTTTCCTAAAAGCTTTTGGTCTTTTGAAAAAACCTTAGCCTTGCTGGGCCGTAAGGCGATGCTTCCTCCCTTGGGTTTGGTGACGGTCGCCGCTATTTTGCCCCAAACTTGGGAATTTAAGCTGGTTGATCGCAATGTTAGCCAGATAACGGATGCCGAGTGGGATTGGGCAGATTTAGTGATTCTCTCTGCCATGATTGTGCAAAAAGAAGATTTCTTAGCGCAAATTCAGGAAGCCAAACGACGAGGGAAAGCGGTTGCTGTTGGTGGTCCTTACCCAACAGCCTTACCCCACGAAGCCGAAGCATCGGGTGCTGACTATTTGATTTTGGATGAAGGGGAAATCACGTTACCCCTATTTGTGGAGGCTATTGAACGAGGCGAGTCCTGCGGTGTCTTCCGATCTGGGGGAGAGAAACCGGATGTTACTAACACTCCGATTCCTCGCTTCGATTTACTCGAATTTGAGGCTTATTCGGAAATGTCTGTTCAGTTTTCGCGAGGCTGTCCGTTTCAGTGCGAATTCTGTGACATTATTGTCCTCTATGGTCGTAAACCTCGGACTAAAACCCCAGCCCAACTTTTGGCAGAATTAGAACGCCTGTATGAGTTAGGTTGGCGACGCAGTATTTTTATGGTGGATGATAACTTCATTGGCAATAAACGCAATGTCAAGTTATTTCTGAAAGAATTAAAACCCTGGATGGTAGAACACGGCTATCCGTTCTCGTTTGCCACCGAGGCATCAGTGGATTTGGCGAAAGACCAAGAACTGATGGATTTGATGGTTCAGTGTAATTTTGGGGCGGTGTTTTTAGGGATTGAGACACCGGATGAAGAGAGTTTAGCCCTCACACAAAAGTACCAAAATACGAGAGACTCTTTAAGTGAGTGCGTACATGCGATTACTCGCTCAGGATTGCGAGTGATGGCTGGGTTTATTATTGGCTTTGATGGAGAGAAATCGGGTGCAGGCGATCGCATTGTCCAATTTGTGGAAAAAACGGCAATTCCCACTGCCTTATTCAGTATGTTGCAAGCCCTACCCGACACCGCTCTCTGGCATCGCTTGAAGAAAGAAGGACGGTTGCGAATCGAATCCGCGAATATCAATCAAACGACATTGATGAACTTTGTGCCAACCCGTCCGTTGGAAGAAATTGCTAGTGAATATATCGATGCCTTTTGGAGATTATACGAGCCAGCGCGTTTTCTCGATCGCACCTACCGCCACTATCGAATTTTAGGAGAAGCTACCTATCCGAAGAAGGAAAAATCGGCTAAGAAAAAGCTGAATTGGGTCGTGATTCGAGCACTACTAACTATCTGCTGGCGGCAGGGAGTTGTTCGCAATACTCGTTGGCAATTCTGGCGCAATTTCATGAATATGTATCGCTACAATCGGGGTGGTTTGAGCAGTTATTTATCCACTTGTGCTCAAATTGAACATTTCCTGGAGTATCGCCAGATTGTTAAGGAACAAATTGAAGCGCAATTAGCAGAATTTATAGCTCAGGAAGCCCAATTCAAGGAATCTTCAGAGGATACCAAAATGCCTGTGCGTCTCAGTGCGTAG
- a CDS encoding CHAT domain-containing protein, with product MPKLISLLSFARKLEHYPGTSKFWLACLSTLATLFLPSFVGQSSSWLTSLTSVAAQPITSDGSTNTSVSPPSNPNTSGNAAVYDITNGQLSQDGKNLFHSFTQFGLEAGETANFIANPSVLNILGRVTGGNPSIINGLIQVTSSGNPNLFLINPAGIVFGDKAQLNVPGDFTATTATRIGFGNNNGFNAVGTNDYSSLIGTPSTFAFGTSGTPGAIANSGQLAVTEGKNLSLLGGTVVSTGELKAPGGNLSIAAVPGQNLIRISLSGHLLNLEIQPCSSSTNCTLPATSNSPLPTPLSPPQLLTGNAGSATKGLTVNDVGQVVLTDSGLVVPQSPGTVILSGTADAATTKPSEIGGSVQLRGNLVGLVEKAQVDASGSAGGGRVLIGADVQGQDTVSQQLRTFLGPDVKINANAGATGNGGQVRVWAGNTTRFLGEVNARGGASSGNGGFVEVSGTQNLTFTGSVDTLAANRERGTLFLNSANLTLTDAEAVTKAQNRTLANNPQILLSDNNAGDNTISWGQIADLAPNNNIVLQATGPIAIADIFGNTPGVTQNNGVNLGQKTGSLTLRSTGSSIAFQDFNDTLQSSGSSLALEAATKITGGNFLTNGGALTLKSQNDSITTGRINTSSSAGDGGRVTLNAQKDITVNSIDTRSLGNGVGGNVEITTPRLFQAWGTNSSNASISTGGGIQGGSISIRHGGGSLGIPFTVGSNYNGLNGTAGAISTGTNNLIASGVFSGSYSLGSPPSGIQIITSGKNTITPQLQVTTPPQQDNFTSAPLSISSSLPPAAIDTGVAEVDKSLTQQVERYFDRSFNPASLNLTQVRDTLDRIDQVTGKKPALIYTVFVPATLESHSSGETQAPQPTDQLELILVTAQGKTIRKRVEGATRDRVLNIAQEFRNNVTNIKSSDDYLSSSRQLYEWLVAPLEAELKTQKINNIVFLMDSGLRSVPIAALHDGRGFLVERYSVGLMPSFNLTDTRYQNLKNVQVLAMGAENFPDQTPLPAVPLELSVITEKLWKGKAFLNNAFTLENLKAQRQQGAFGIIHLATHADFHAGSPDNSYIQLANSKLRLNQISQLNWSNPPVELLVLSACRTAVGNEQAELGFAGLAVQAGVKSAVASLWIVSDEATLGLMSEFYRQLRSTPIKAEALRQAQLAMLKGEIRVESGKLISPQGTVPLPPALVRLGDKKLTHPYYWAAFTMIGNPW from the coding sequence ATGCCAAAACTAATTTCCCTGCTGAGCTTTGCAAGGAAACTGGAACACTATCCCGGCACTAGCAAATTCTGGCTAGCTTGCTTATCCACACTTGCCACCCTTTTCCTGCCTTCTTTCGTGGGACAGTCATCGAGTTGGCTCACATCGCTAACGTCTGTCGCAGCTCAACCTATCACCTCTGATGGCAGTACCAACACAAGTGTGAGTCCGCCGAGCAACCCCAACACTTCGGGCAATGCAGCCGTTTATGACATCACCAACGGTCAGCTGAGTCAGGATGGAAAGAATCTATTCCACAGCTTCACTCAGTTTGGCCTTGAGGCAGGTGAGACCGCTAATTTTATTGCCAATCCCTCCGTTTTGAATATCCTGGGTCGGGTGACGGGAGGGAACCCTTCGATCATTAATGGTCTGATTCAGGTTACGAGTAGCGGCAACCCTAACTTATTTTTGATCAACCCAGCGGGGATCGTTTTTGGGGACAAGGCTCAGTTAAACGTTCCGGGTGACTTTACCGCTACGACAGCCACAAGAATTGGCTTTGGCAACAACAACGGGTTCAACGCTGTTGGTACAAATGACTATTCTTCCTTAATTGGGACGCCCAGTACCTTTGCCTTTGGAACCTCCGGAACACCTGGAGCGATCGCTAATTCGGGTCAACTGGCTGTCACCGAAGGGAAAAATCTCAGCTTACTGGGCGGCACAGTGGTCAGTACCGGTGAGCTGAAGGCACCCGGAGGGAACCTAAGCATTGCGGCTGTACCTGGGCAAAACTTGATACGCATTTCTCTATCCGGTCACTTGCTCAATTTAGAGATTCAACCGTGCAGCAGTTCGACGAATTGCACCCTTCCTGCCACCTCCAACTCCCCACTCCCCACACCTCTGTCCCCACCCCAATTACTTACTGGTAATGCGGGTTCTGCAACCAAAGGATTGACGGTGAATGATGTCGGTCAGGTGGTACTCACTGATTCAGGTCTTGTGGTGCCCCAGTCACCAGGTACGGTTATACTCTCCGGTACTGCTGACGCTGCCACGACGAAGCCTTCAGAAATCGGCGGTTCTGTGCAGTTACGGGGCAATCTGGTGGGTTTAGTGGAAAAGGCGCAGGTAGACGCCTCTGGGAGTGCGGGGGGCGGTAGGGTATTGATTGGTGCAGATGTTCAAGGACAGGACACGGTATCCCAACAGTTAAGAACATTTCTCGGACCGGATGTGAAAATTAACGCCAATGCTGGCGCAACAGGGAATGGGGGTCAAGTTCGGGTTTGGGCGGGTAATACAACCCGTTTTCTGGGTGAAGTGAATGCTCGTGGTGGAGCTAGTAGCGGCAATGGTGGCTTCGTGGAGGTGTCAGGAACCCAGAATCTGACCTTTACGGGCAGCGTGGACACCTTAGCCGCTAATCGGGAACGAGGCACGTTGTTCCTCAACTCGGCTAACTTAACGCTGACGGATGCGGAGGCTGTCACCAAGGCTCAAAACCGCACCTTGGCGAATAATCCGCAAATCTTGCTATCCGATAATAACGCTGGTGATAATACCATATCTTGGGGACAAATTGCCGATTTAGCGCCAAATAATAATATTGTCTTACAAGCCACTGGGCCAATTGCGATCGCGGATATCTTCGGCAATACACCGGGTGTCACCCAAAACAATGGGGTGAACTTAGGCCAGAAAACGGGAAGCCTCACCCTTCGCTCTACGGGCAGTTCAATTGCCTTCCAAGACTTCAACGATACCCTCCAAAGTTCTGGCAGTTCGCTGGCCCTAGAAGCCGCCACTAAGATCACAGGGGGTAATTTCCTCACCAATGGGGGCGCACTCACCTTAAAGTCGCAAAATGACAGCATTACTACTGGACGGATTAACACCAGTTCCTCTGCCGGAGATGGGGGCCGAGTTACATTGAATGCTCAAAAGGACATCACGGTTAACTCGATTGATACCCGAAGCCTCGGTAATGGTGTAGGCGGTAATGTGGAAATTACGACCCCACGTTTGTTCCAGGCTTGGGGTACCAATAGCAGCAATGCCAGTATTTCTACGGGCGGTGGAATTCAGGGAGGCTCCATCAGCATCCGGCATGGAGGCGGCTCCTTGGGTATTCCTTTTACAGTAGGGTCGAATTATAACGGGTTGAATGGTACGGCTGGAGCCATTTCCACAGGCACCAACAACCTGATTGCCTCCGGAGTGTTTTCCGGTTCCTACAGCCTGGGTAGTCCCCCAAGTGGCATCCAAATCATTACTTCCGGAAAAAATACGATTACACCCCAGTTACAGGTAACAACTCCACCCCAACAGGACAATTTCACCAGCGCACCCCTATCGATTTCATCCAGCCTTCCCCCAGCCGCCATTGACACGGGAGTAGCGGAAGTGGACAAGTCGTTGACGCAACAGGTTGAGCGATATTTCGATCGCTCGTTTAATCCAGCGAGTCTCAACTTAACCCAGGTGCGTGATACCCTCGATCGCATCGATCAGGTAACGGGTAAAAAACCCGCCCTCATCTATACAGTTTTTGTGCCTGCTACGCTGGAGTCCCATTCATCGGGGGAAACTCAAGCACCGCAACCCACAGACCAACTGGAACTGATACTCGTTACCGCACAGGGGAAAACCATTCGTAAACGGGTGGAGGGAGCCACGCGCGATCGCGTCCTCAACATCGCTCAAGAGTTTCGCAATAATGTAACCAACATCAAAAGTTCTGATGACTACCTCAGTTCGTCTCGGCAGTTGTATGAGTGGCTTGTAGCACCGTTAGAGGCCGAGCTAAAGACCCAAAAAATAAACAACATCGTCTTTCTGATGGACAGTGGTTTACGCTCTGTACCGATTGCCGCTCTTCATGATGGTCGCGGCTTTTTGGTAGAGCGATACAGTGTGGGTTTAATGCCTAGTTTCAATCTCACGGATACTCGCTACCAAAATCTCAAAAATGTCCAAGTCTTGGCAATGGGAGCCGAGAATTTTCCCGACCAAACGCCTCTACCCGCCGTACCCCTGGAGCTTTCTGTGATTACAGAAAAGCTGTGGAAAGGAAAAGCGTTCCTCAACAATGCCTTCACGCTAGAAAATCTGAAAGCCCAACGCCAGCAGGGAGCCTTTGGTATTATCCACCTCGCCACTCATGCCGACTTCCATGCGGGATCGCCAGATAATTCCTACATCCAACTCGCTAATAGTAAGCTACGGCTGAATCAGATCTCCCAACTTAACTGGAGTAATCCACCGGTAGAGCTATTGGTTCTGAGTGCTTGTCGGACAGCAGTGGGCAATGAACAAGCCGAGCTAGGCTTTGCGGGTCTGGCAGTACAGGCGGGTGTTAAATCAGCTGTAGCGAGTCTGTGGATTGTCAGTGATGAAGCTACCTTGGGACTCATGAGCGAGTTTTACAGGCAGCTCAGAAGTACCCCGATTAAGGCAGAGGCATTACGACAAGCCCAGTTAGCCATGCTCAAGGGAGAGATTCGTGTGGAATCGGGTAAGTTGATTAGTCCGCAAGGGACGGTGCCGCTACCACCTGCTTTAGTTCGGTTGGGGGACAAAAAATTGACCCATCCTTACTACTGGGCGGCTTTTACAATGATTGGCAATCCTTGGTAG